In Vespula vulgaris chromosome 7, iyVesVulg1.1, whole genome shotgun sequence, a single window of DNA contains:
- the LOC127065410 gene encoding small G protein signaling modulator 3 homolog isoform X1: protein MDIAKSFFNVRDHEGYVGKEEHNKKLEINLSEDELEVGNKISRENLSPVPGGPFSALTSSMWPQDILAKLNQPDDPNSQPEYRFDEFGFRVEEEDGPEQSSRKILGIPFVEDPQHRLQWVALLEFSNNKEDIDFTWQNVNQRLPRTDKLRDMVRRGIPHSLRPQIWMQMSGALQKKHASEMMYKDIVRASSSDVLMTNKQIEKDLLRIMPANACFSHLHSTGIPRLRRVMRTLAWLYPDIGYCQGTGIIAASLLLLLEEEDAFWMMATIVEDLLPASYYSATLLGIQADQRVLRTLVANYLPDIDHVLEQHDIELSLISLHWFLTLFASVVHMKILLRVWDLFLFDGSIVLFQITLGMLKIKEIDLKQLENSAQIFNALSDIPGDIDDVDQLFRISLEVSGSLTDVLIETHRRRHLAYLMADQGALVGNPDALPNLPKQHLNRRQIKRSKSMLQTFLFGNDNEEDDAKSKNIHQTEILVDLRESVLQVARHFINVDPKLNNVILIADYSMESHAKDHDSYINVSRTRKRRAKALLDFERHDDDELGFRKNDIITIISQKDEHCWVGELNGLRGWFPAKFVELLDERSKQYTCAGDDAVSEAVTDLVRGSLCPAIKAVLEHGMRKPSFLGGPCHPWLFIEEASSREIEKDFNSVYSRLVLCKTYRLDEDGKVLTPEELLYRCVQSVNLSHDNAHAQMDVKLRSLICLGLNEQVLHLWLEVLCSCVEVVQKWYYPWSFINSPGWVQIKCELRILSQFAFNLNPDWELPAKKEQSQPLKDGVRDMLVKHHLFSWDL from the exons ATGGATATTGCAAAATCCTTTTTCAACGTACGCGACCATGAAGGTTATgttggaaaagaagaacataat AAAAAGTTAGAAATAAACTTGTCGGAAGATGAATTGGAAgtaggaaataaaatttctagaGAAAATTTATCACCTGTACCTGGCGGACCGTTTTCTGCTTTAACTTCGTCCATGTGGCCACAAGATATTTTAGCTAAATTGAATCAACCTGATGATCCCAATTCGCAACCAGAGTATAG ATTTGATGAATTTGGTTTTcgtgtagaagaagaagatgggcCAGAACAGAGTTCAAGAAAAATCCTTGGCATTCCTTTTGTGGAAGATCCTCAACATAG ACTACAATGGGTTGCTCTTTTGGAATTCAGTAACAATAAAGAGGATATAGATTTTACATGGCAGAATGTAAATCAAAGATTACCTCGTACAGATAAATTACGTGACATGGTTCGTCGTGGTATACCTCATTCTCTTCGACCTCAAATTTGGATGCAAATGTCTG GTGCATTACAAAAAAAGCATGCCTCAGAAATGATGTATAAAGATATAGTAAGAGCATCTAGCAGTGATGTACTTATGACTAATaaacagatagaaaaagatctcCTTCGTATTATGCCTGCAAATGCATGTTTTAGTCATCTTCATAGTACAGGAATACCACGTTTACGAAGAGTTATGCGTACTCTTGCTTGGTTATATCCTGATATTGG ATATTGTCAAGGAACCGGTATAATAGCTGCCTCATTATTACTCTTattagaagaagaggatgcaTTTTGGATGATGGCAACTATAGTAGAAGATCTCTTACCAGCTTCATACTATTCGGCAACATTATTAG gaATTCAAGCGGATCAAAGAGTTCTACGTACATTAGTAGCTAATTATTTACCTGATATCGATCATGTATTAGAACAGCATGATATAGAATTAAGTTTAATATCTCTGCACTGGTTTCTCACATTATTTGCATCAGTTGTACATATGAAGATTTTATTGCGAGTGTgggatttatttcttttcgatggttctatagttttatttcaaattactCTTGGAATGTTAAAGATAAAAg aGATAGATCTGAAACAGCTTGAAAATTCTGCACAAATATTTAATGCTCTTTCGGATATACCTGGAGATATTGATGATGTAGATCAATTATTTCGT atatcacTAGAAGTAAGCGGATCATTAACTGACGTTTTAATCGAAACTCATAGGCGACGTCATTTAGCATATTTAATGGCTGATCAAGGTGCATTAGTTGGTAATCCAGATGCATTGCCAAATTTACCAAAACAACATCTGAATAg gCGTCAAATAAAGAGAAGTAAATCAATGCTACAAACATTTTTGTTTGGAAATGATAATGAAGAGGATGATGCAAAATCAAAGAATATTCATCAAACTG AAATTCTGGTTGATCTAAGAGAATCTGTGCTACAGGTAGCAAGACACTTTATAAATGTTGATCCAAAATTAAACAATGTTATACTTATAGCAGACTATAGTATGGAAAGTCATGCCAAAGATCACGAtagttatataaatgtatcacgtactagaaaaagaagagctAAAGCTTTATTAg ATTTTGAAAGGCATGATGACGACGAACTTGGATttcgtaaaaatgatataattactattattagtcAAAAAGATGAACATTGTTGGGTAGGAGAACTTAATGGACTTAGGG GCTGGTTTCCTGCTAAATTTGTTGAATTATTGGATGAACGAAGCAAACAGTATACATGTGCAGGTGATGATGCAGTCAGTGAAGCTGTTACAGATTTAGTAAGAGGTTCCTTATGTCCTGCTATAAAAGCAGTATTGGAACACGGAATGCGAAAACCATCGTTCTTAGGAGGTCCATGTCATCCATGGCTTTTTATTGAAGAAGCTTCTAGcagggagatagaaaaagatttcaacTCTGTGTACAGTCGGTTGGTGCTTTGTAAAACATATAGGCTGGATGAGGATGGTAAAGTTTTAACTCCTGAAGAA TTATTATATCGATGTGTACAATCTGTAAATTTGTCGCACGACAATGCTCATGCACAAATGGATGTTAAATTACGTTCATTAATTTGTCTTGGATTGAATGAACAAGTTTTACATTTATGGCTTGAAGTTCTATGTTCTTGTGTAGAGGTAGTACAAAAATG gTATTATCCATGGAGTTTCATAAATAGTCCAGGTTGGGTACAGATAAAATGTGAGTTAAGAATACTTAGTCAATTTGCGTTTAACTTAAATCCTGACTGGGAATTACCAGCAAAAAAAGAGCAATCTCAACCTTTGAAAGATGGCGTTAGAGATATGCTAGTAAAACATCATTTATTTAGTTGGGATCTTTag
- the LOC127065410 gene encoding small G protein signaling modulator 3 homolog isoform X2, which produces MIPIRNQSIEEEDGPEQSSRKILGIPFVEDPQHRLQWVALLEFSNNKEDIDFTWQNVNQRLPRTDKLRDMVRRGIPHSLRPQIWMQMSGALQKKHASEMMYKDIVRASSSDVLMTNKQIEKDLLRIMPANACFSHLHSTGIPRLRRVMRTLAWLYPDIGYCQGTGIIAASLLLLLEEEDAFWMMATIVEDLLPASYYSATLLGIQADQRVLRTLVANYLPDIDHVLEQHDIELSLISLHWFLTLFASVVHMKILLRVWDLFLFDGSIVLFQITLGMLKIKEIDLKQLENSAQIFNALSDIPGDIDDVDQLFRISLEVSGSLTDVLIETHRRRHLAYLMADQGALVGNPDALPNLPKQHLNRRQIKRSKSMLQTFLFGNDNEEDDAKSKNIHQTEILVDLRESVLQVARHFINVDPKLNNVILIADYSMESHAKDHDSYINVSRTRKRRAKALLDFERHDDDELGFRKNDIITIISQKDEHCWVGELNGLRGWFPAKFVELLDERSKQYTCAGDDAVSEAVTDLVRGSLCPAIKAVLEHGMRKPSFLGGPCHPWLFIEEASSREIEKDFNSVYSRLVLCKTYRLDEDGKVLTPEELLYRCVQSVNLSHDNAHAQMDVKLRSLICLGLNEQVLHLWLEVLCSCVEVVQKWYYPWSFINSPGWVQIKCELRILSQFAFNLNPDWELPAKKEQSQPLKDGVRDMLVKHHLFSWDL; this is translated from the exons ATGATCCCAATTCGCAACCAGAGTATAG aagaagaagatgggcCAGAACAGAGTTCAAGAAAAATCCTTGGCATTCCTTTTGTGGAAGATCCTCAACATAG ACTACAATGGGTTGCTCTTTTGGAATTCAGTAACAATAAAGAGGATATAGATTTTACATGGCAGAATGTAAATCAAAGATTACCTCGTACAGATAAATTACGTGACATGGTTCGTCGTGGTATACCTCATTCTCTTCGACCTCAAATTTGGATGCAAATGTCTG GTGCATTACAAAAAAAGCATGCCTCAGAAATGATGTATAAAGATATAGTAAGAGCATCTAGCAGTGATGTACTTATGACTAATaaacagatagaaaaagatctcCTTCGTATTATGCCTGCAAATGCATGTTTTAGTCATCTTCATAGTACAGGAATACCACGTTTACGAAGAGTTATGCGTACTCTTGCTTGGTTATATCCTGATATTGG ATATTGTCAAGGAACCGGTATAATAGCTGCCTCATTATTACTCTTattagaagaagaggatgcaTTTTGGATGATGGCAACTATAGTAGAAGATCTCTTACCAGCTTCATACTATTCGGCAACATTATTAG gaATTCAAGCGGATCAAAGAGTTCTACGTACATTAGTAGCTAATTATTTACCTGATATCGATCATGTATTAGAACAGCATGATATAGAATTAAGTTTAATATCTCTGCACTGGTTTCTCACATTATTTGCATCAGTTGTACATATGAAGATTTTATTGCGAGTGTgggatttatttcttttcgatggttctatagttttatttcaaattactCTTGGAATGTTAAAGATAAAAg aGATAGATCTGAAACAGCTTGAAAATTCTGCACAAATATTTAATGCTCTTTCGGATATACCTGGAGATATTGATGATGTAGATCAATTATTTCGT atatcacTAGAAGTAAGCGGATCATTAACTGACGTTTTAATCGAAACTCATAGGCGACGTCATTTAGCATATTTAATGGCTGATCAAGGTGCATTAGTTGGTAATCCAGATGCATTGCCAAATTTACCAAAACAACATCTGAATAg gCGTCAAATAAAGAGAAGTAAATCAATGCTACAAACATTTTTGTTTGGAAATGATAATGAAGAGGATGATGCAAAATCAAAGAATATTCATCAAACTG AAATTCTGGTTGATCTAAGAGAATCTGTGCTACAGGTAGCAAGACACTTTATAAATGTTGATCCAAAATTAAACAATGTTATACTTATAGCAGACTATAGTATGGAAAGTCATGCCAAAGATCACGAtagttatataaatgtatcacgtactagaaaaagaagagctAAAGCTTTATTAg ATTTTGAAAGGCATGATGACGACGAACTTGGATttcgtaaaaatgatataattactattattagtcAAAAAGATGAACATTGTTGGGTAGGAGAACTTAATGGACTTAGGG GCTGGTTTCCTGCTAAATTTGTTGAATTATTGGATGAACGAAGCAAACAGTATACATGTGCAGGTGATGATGCAGTCAGTGAAGCTGTTACAGATTTAGTAAGAGGTTCCTTATGTCCTGCTATAAAAGCAGTATTGGAACACGGAATGCGAAAACCATCGTTCTTAGGAGGTCCATGTCATCCATGGCTTTTTATTGAAGAAGCTTCTAGcagggagatagaaaaagatttcaacTCTGTGTACAGTCGGTTGGTGCTTTGTAAAACATATAGGCTGGATGAGGATGGTAAAGTTTTAACTCCTGAAGAA TTATTATATCGATGTGTACAATCTGTAAATTTGTCGCACGACAATGCTCATGCACAAATGGATGTTAAATTACGTTCATTAATTTGTCTTGGATTGAATGAACAAGTTTTACATTTATGGCTTGAAGTTCTATGTTCTTGTGTAGAGGTAGTACAAAAATG gTATTATCCATGGAGTTTCATAAATAGTCCAGGTTGGGTACAGATAAAATGTGAGTTAAGAATACTTAGTCAATTTGCGTTTAACTTAAATCCTGACTGGGAATTACCAGCAAAAAAAGAGCAATCTCAACCTTTGAAAGATGGCGTTAGAGATATGCTAGTAAAACATCATTTATTTAGTTGGGATCTTTag